The nucleotide window gcagtgcctaaatatagaccatcttatacttaattgaattacatgtacatgttcttcatcttctttcaactaaaGTCCAACTGGACACGTCATTActagtgatgttgatatagttgaaaatgaggacctcaaataacttattctaaagggttctgtcgccaattgaaagaccgaggttctctgtatttatacagagaacctcggtctttcaattggcgacataacttcatctctattatgaattatgtcgaaggttgtgccagacgatgggctaaatatgaaaaagaattgatacattgtcagaatggataaaagTACACgagaaatattaaaatcccacattagacatattaaaacaaaagtacttaacatctatccttctgtgtttagtacaCCAGAAGTGATGAAGGAGTTATAGGTTACTCAAgggatatgttttggttccagatgacaaagcttgtaacaatattgtctttatttacacagactcattattacaactgtattttaaacgaacttggcattaattccaattttggtaatcgtacttatactccaactgccctttcaaaagatgaaatttttcaaaagatgcTTCACTTTAAGTCACATTTAACAATGCTGagtccagtaagtgctctaccaagcccctatctttgctccttacGACAATATTGACAGCTGTgcaggagaaacttcaaacttactgttcgactacatatgccagaagtggtgttaatcaaatgtggattctaaaaatttcTAAAAAACTTCTTGTAAACTtgtgaaatcgcaaaacttttctcaaatcaaccacatcaaaacctatgacttttcaacactttacacgaccattcctcacgataaattaaagactatactttttaaCATAGACAGtttcttcttcaacaaaaatggaaagcgtaaatattcatatctagtgatcagtcatccaaaaaataccGTGTTTAACACCACTCTAATTCcaagcacaagtactctgaagttgaaattaaaaaaaatatgctggactTCCTCATTGACCAcatattcgtggtctttgatgatcaggtcttccaacaatctgctGGAATtgccatgggcacgaattgtcctcctttgttagttgacctgtctttatattctcatgaagtagactttcttaaaaaaaacttcaacgtgagaagaaaaaaaaaatctcttgctgtggccttcaatttgacatttagatatatcgacgacgttttttctattaacaataataactttcattcatatgtcgattcgatatatcccagtgagctcgaaataaaagacaccacaaagtcgtccacttctgcttcatactttgatattttattgaaagtaaatattaacggcaaactaacaaatcaactttttgcaaaaacgagatgatttcagcttctccatcgtcaacttctcatatttatgcaggaatatcccattatcacaaggatatggtgtttatatctctcaactgattcgatacgcaagagcttgttctgcttatgaatAATTGTTGAATTGAGCTaacctactgacaaacaattgaTGGTACAGAAGTTTCAAtaatctcgtttaaaatcagcatttcgcaaattctatggccatgataacgatctagtttgccaatagaaACTGCATatgtatcattgggtcaaatgctgtgtgacgtgtttcataccgattgttaaaccgttctcaacacactgattttgactacgaacaACTTggcttacctgatcaagatgtaggtcTCACGGATGTGGCCGGtggacaggggatacttactcctccaagaCACGTGATCACACCTTTGCTCTGTCTAGGGAttcgtgttttcccaactatctattttgtatagtttataggagttatgagattgatcactgttagttatcttcacctttcgttatTATATTACAACAACAAATGAAACAGGaataataatcataatagaCTTGAATAACGTTTGTAATAAATCTAGAATGTTGACAATTTTGTATCGATGTCAGCACGCGCTATTTTGCgtttttcatattgttatagttTGACGTCATCTGCTCCGTCACAGTTTGGGAAATTAAACTTTGTCTATCGCTTGAAAGGACACTGTACGTTTCGGGCAAAATTTGACCCCgcgtccaaattaaatgatattcctcaaaattgTTTCATATGGTGCATGCGTCCAGAAAATGATTATCAAATCTTCGTACGAAACTTTACATATGTATGATACgtatttaaatatttgaataagaagGCTAATACATATGTGTCATGAACTCATTATCAAAATAATCCCTCTTATTTCGCTACATGTTTCgagttttattaaacaaatgtaCACGATGATTTTTAAGTcatctgagtaaactcagatgacgTATTGCAATTGCTCGTTGTTCATCGTCGTCCGTcctgtgttaacaattgaacattgtcaacttcttcttgataagcactattcttattcttttcaaatttggtatgaagcatcttttagacaaaagggacataaattgtaaatttcaggactcctgcacccatGGGGCCTTAGGCCTATGGCAAAACTGACCAATTGTCAAAAATCTTATCTAAAACTGCACGTGtggaagaaaaactaaatgcacagtGATGAAGAGTAGGAAGGCCTCTGCCAAGCTTGTTTCAAAGTTAATGTAGTCTCGTCCTACCAGATGTTCGGCTGTCTTCGTAAATCTCTGACGAACCCGCGTTATGAGCCCGGAAATAATATTCCTGTGtgataatttcaaatattaGGCATACAAATATGTATTGTAAATGCAACGTAGTGATCTCATTGTAGGGATTTTGAATGTTCCTTATTGGTTTTTCGTTTGCATATTTTTATTAAGTGATGTGGCCAGGAGGATCATATACATTGCTAAAACCAGATACTGGATGTCCACCAACGTGGCTGGATGGATGGCGATACCAggacaatgaaaacaataacaACAGCAACTCCATAAGCTTCGGGCATCACTTTTTTGGTAAGCAGTCACATAAGTCAGAAGAAATTCATGTATAGAAAACCTTTCAATATTGTAATTTTCTccaacgagagagagagagagagaggggggggggactcacTTTATTATTTGTCAAATGATGTtcgacttgtttcataccgagaccgttcttggcacactaattttgactatagataactacgtttaccttatcaagatatagggatcacggcgggtgtgaccggtccacatggggtgcttattcctcctaggtacctgatcccacttctggtatgtccaggggcccgtgtttgcccaactcgttattttgcattgcttataggagttaagagattaatcattgttcgttgtattcacctttcatcaaagtACTTTAACTTCAAAACAATCCTATTGCAATTGACGTCGTCAGCTCTTTGCAAAAATACAGCCATCATTTAtgtaagatatcatacataaaaaGCAATATCTTTCATGGTGTTACTTTTATGTCTATGGATTTCCATTGTTAAGTGTACCGCTATAAATTGCGCTTTGCGCACTCTCTGTGATTATTTGCGGATATTACGTAATGCCAGAAACAAACACGGGGATTGTGAAGAGTACTAGAAATTACCTATTCCTTGGAGACATGTGTTTGCTGTactccattttgtattctttataggttCGTTAGCGTCGCGCACCTACTTTCATGGAATTGAAGTGTAGATCTTTAGTATATTTAGTACATTATAGGACTTTTCACACAATTACCATGGCTTTGGTGCCTTAAATCGGGAACACTTATCTATATTATACTACTTCCTTGTTTGCATCAAATTAGACCGTTCATGGCagactgattttcactacggataactccgtttccctgatcaaggtatagggatcacgacgagtgtgaccggtcgacaggggatgcttactcaccctaggcacctgatccaacctctggcgtgtccaggggtctgtgtttgcctaactatctattttgtattgcttatgggatttctgagattgatcactgtttgtcatcttcactttttacCACAGTTGAACAATATATGCCACAAGGAGTGCTAAAACTGAATATTATTCTGGCTGTTTAGGTATCATTGAGGAAAAACCCATCAATTTGAATTTCTCCTTCTGTACCAAGAACCCTCAGGATGTTAGTGACGGGGGACAATGGCCTTCTGGGAGCTATTGCATCATGAGGCACGGAGAAACATGCCCCCCTGGAGGTAATGAAACTATATACTTCGCTCTCtgtatcattatatatttttttcgttgTTGTTGAAACGTATCAATTAAGAtagttataattttttttagcaatattaaaaaaaaaaccaaaaaaaaaaaaaaaaacaacaaccaaacatTTATTCGCTGACAACATataaccatatatatatataatgtacacaTACCATAACTCATATACTTTGCATTTAATTTCTGGCGTTTGTTCTGTGATTAGGTTTTGAGAATGGAAGCATTTTTTGGGATGACGAAAacgacaaaaacaaaaacagtgcTGGCGGAGTATTACCAAGCGGACAATACGACAAAGACACGATGATTAACTACTGCTGCAGGTATTACTATCTCGTATTTTATAGAACTACTGATTTTACCAAGAGTTTGCCATACTGCGAATTAAAGGATATGATGTAAATGAACAGACGAAGtcagcaattttttttattgcaatttgTATTGTTGTTGATAGTTTTATTTGGAGATAATCATTCTGCAGAAAGTGAGTGTTGAAATGAATGCTGGTTACGTGTAATATGATAAGTTATAGGGAGTCATTCAGTGAGATTTGGGAAATCACAGACTTggaaatacacatgtatttaggAAATGTCGATAATACATTCTTTTGGCTGTCTTTAATTTTTCATAATATGCATTGGCATATATTATACGATGAAACGTTGAAGAAGTAAGGTGTAAATTGATGTTATATTTTACTATGTTGAATTAATATGACAAAAACATTGGTTTACCCATGGTTCCATGCTGGCATCATACCAAATATATTTTGGCAATCTTCCTTTGAATGTAAACCCGGATCTGGGCAATGCCACGTCAGCACCTCATAATGAGTATCTAGCATACCTAATCGCATGCCTTACAAGATGTTTCTATAGAATGGAAAGTTTGATTCATATGTGATTGCAACTGATGATCAATGCTTAATAAATCAATTTTGGAATGTATGCATGGTTGATTGTCTTACTACCCGTCGAAATTTTTCACCAATATTAAGATGCTATCtatt belongs to Ostrea edulis chromosome 7, xbOstEdul1.1, whole genome shotgun sequence and includes:
- the LOC125657187 gene encoding uncharacterized protein LOC125657187, translated to MSVFCVKKAVLLLCFASTISAVMWPGGSYTLLKPDTGCPPTWLDGWRYQDNENNNNSNSISFGHHFFGIIEEKPINLNFSFCTKNPQDVSDGGQWPSGSYCIMRHGETCPPGGFENGSIFWDDENDKNKNSAGGVLPSGQYDKDTMINYCCRKDGNFTTPIQLPASLPFHLLRFNSPCQAVKGMNSRELRINFDDENENNKDHAYGSHPYGPRPGKKDNALVYCYYNPI